From a single Oscarella lobularis chromosome 20, ooOscLobu1.1, whole genome shotgun sequence genomic region:
- the LOC136199121 gene encoding ankycorbin-like: MANSDDAFLSAVEQGDKETVSSYIQRYPEKWKTAKKYHGKTCLHLARDAEMARYLISAGADMEARASGGRMTPFHSAAKNGNREVMEVLIENGCSIHAKGYDGEALAYASQRGHLGIVKRLIELGLDVNDKSNPWLNASLHWACQRNHVEIAEYLVSVGADIEAVNGDGRTPFLEAIYFGNERVMNILIVKGCNIYAKDKENRGAIQIAYSRNGVSLKEKLVNIFSEREAASSTDKAIRADKKEKKILQRMKEKLVNIFSEREAASSTDKAIRADKKEETTQQREAEKTTLREDSKSSRSSFRSFILEEETFSGTPQRVGELQSRLDEGEEGRNVACAEEESLAELVKKLQSRLDKSEKEKNIACAEKESLAEDLRSSQQQQRRLEEERASARRKERNLTENLHSSQQLVRDLQKEKDRTLSEHEEKMREVEKASQYLRERSAQAETDIRMTSERCTQLEQERDEARLLAKEAQRNLSQYENVHQISSTDIKISDVKLGGGSYGDVRVGRWRGCNVAVKTFYEFLRVDVYVRRLEQEISICSQVHHPNVVSLLGVITQDRIPLRIISELLEASLSDIIVAGDGPLLLREQVDVAIGCSSGICYLHGLGILHGDIRSTNIVVTSLMEAKICDLGAARFSEASSLSAGLMSPDYIAPERLEPGQHNTKMADVYSLGVTFIELMTGEQPAPKKRMAQGTSVRHPIIKRLCLAMVDLDRSKRPSAAECLARLEVIQKSDENYKSCPAKRMVKAVKKSTVGNNGGDRQRRKRKRS, encoded by the exons ATGGCGAATAGCGACGACG CCTTTCTTTCGGCTGTCGAACAAGGAGATAAAGAGACCGTGTCTTCATATATTCAACGTTATCCGGAAAAGTGGAAGACAGCGAAAAAG TATCATGGAAAAACTTGCCTTCATTTGGCACGTGACGCTGAAATGGCAAGATAtttgatttcagctggagcagACATGGAAGCTCGTGCTTCGGgg GGGAGAATGACGCCCTTTCATTCAGCCGCTAAGAATGGAAATAGAGAAGTGATGGaagttttaattgaaaatggATGCAGTATTCATGCAAAGGGCTAC GATGGTGAAGCATTGGCATATGCGAGTCAGCGGGGTCATTTGGGAATTGTTAAACGACTCATTGAATTGGGATTGGATGTCAATGATAAATCTAATCCG TGGCTTAACGCTTCCCTTCATTGGGCATGTCAAAGGAATCACGTTGAAATTGCAGAATATTTGGTTTCAGTTGGGGCAGACATTGAAGCTGTCAATGGG GATGGAAGAACGCCGTTTTTGGAAGCCATTTACTTTGGAAATGAAAGAGTGATGAATATTCTAATTGTAAAGGGATGCAATATTTATGCAAAGGACAAA GAAAATAGAGGAGCCATTCAAATTGCTTATTCTCGAAATGGCGTTTcactgaaagaaaaactcgtGAATATTTTCAGCGAACGAGAGG CAGCTTCTTCTACAGATAAAGCAATTAGAGCGGataaaaaggagaaaaaaattttgcaacgaatgaaagaaaaactcgtGAATATTTTCAGCGAACGAGAGG CAGCATCTTCTACAGATAAAGCAATTAGAGCGGATAAAAAGGAGGAAACAACTCAACAACGTGAG GCGGAAAAGACGACTTTGAGAGAGGATTCTAAgtcttctcgttcttcttttcgatCTTTCATCTTGGAAGAGGAGACTTTCAGCGGGACTCCACAG CGTGTTGGTGAGCTGCAAAGTCGTCTTGATGAGGGGGAAGAAGGGAGAAATGTTGCGTGTGCGGAGGAAGAAAGTCTCGCAGAG CTCGTTAAAAAGCTGCAAAGTCGCCTTGATAagtctgaaaaagagaagaacatTGCTTGTGCGGAGAAGGAAAGTCTCGCCGAAGATCTCCGCTCGTCTCAACAG cagcaacgtcGCCTAGAAGAGGAGAGAGCTTCTgctcgaagaaaagagaggaaTCTCACTGAAAATCTTCACTCATCTCAACAG CTCGTTCGTGatttgcaaaaagaaaaagacagaaCTCTTTCAGaacacgaagaaaaaatgaggGAAGTTGAAAAGGCGAGTCAGTACCTCCGTGAGCGATCTGCTCAAGCAGAAACGGATATCA GAATGACTTCTGAACGTTGTACTCAACTGGAGCAGGAACGCGACGAGGCACGACTCCTTGCCAAAGAAGCGCAACGAAATTTGAGCCAATACGAAAACGTGCATCAAATTTCCTCCACCGACATTAAaataagtgacgtcaaactcgGCGGAGGATCGTACGGAG ACGTTCGTGTGGGTCGTTGGCGCGGCtgcaacgtcgccgtcaaaacgttctacgagtttcttcgcgtcgacgtgtATGTTCGTCGATTGGAACAAGAAATCTCAATCTGCAGTCAAGTTCATCatcccaacgtcgtctctttgctCGGCGTCATCACTCAAGATCGAATTCCACTGAGAATCATATCAGAGCTTCTCGAAGCATCTCTCTCTGATATCATTGTCGCAGGCGAcggtcctcttcttctcagagaacaagtcgacgtcgcaattgGCTGTTCGTCTGGAATCTGCTATCTTCACGGACTTGGCATTCTTCACGGAGACATTCGATCAACGAACATCGTCGTCACATCTCTCATGGAAGCGAAAATCTGCGATTTGGGAGCGGCTCGTTTTTCTGAAGCCTCCAGTCTCTCAGCTGGGCTGATGAGTCCTGATTATATTGCTCCGGAAAGGCTCGAACCGGGCCAGCACAACACGAAAATGGCCGACGTCTATAGTCTCGGCGTGACGTTCATTGAATTGATGACGGGAGAGCAACCAGCACCAAAAAAGAGAATGGCGCAGGGAACAAGTGTTCGCCATCCTATCATAAAGCGTCTTTGTCTAGCAATGGTCGATCTCGATCGTTCGAAGAGGCCTTCAGCAGCGGAGTGTTTGGCCAGATTGGAAGTCATTCAGAAGTCTGACGAGAATTACAAGAGTTGCCCAGCGAAAAGAATGGTCAAAG CCGTGAAAAAGTCTACAGTAGGAAACAACGGTGGAGACagacaaaggagaaaaag GAAGAGAAGTTGA
- the LOC136199126 gene encoding formin-2-like produces the protein MTLAQSFAKPKPKKLINLLDSKRLQAVGVFMRHLNANMDDIKQGVYNLDLSVLELYNYHKLYELRGTPDELERIGAHIRGGKRSEGTLDEPERFLYELSTISGFENRLSCFLFKENFNELLSDITQAFANFRLVVEALHHSTTVSSVMGLVLAIGNHMNAGNSREMAEAFALDILPKLKNVKTKDNSSNLLQYVVSVYVRKYDKDAGTSAARCPLPDPADVVAASNVNFEEMEGDINNINKQLEDVEKKATEVFLTSPPDLLQPFKSTMDEFLGWARKTIQDQFDFLSDCKRRFAALVDYYCYRGNGGGVVSPSEFFGLWTEMCSDFKEAWKVEQQIVAKRIYEEKRGTLKKLKKSSLERVNVKKSSSSSALKKMLTSRGPFSIKKRRSTDDFQKVRDTTDYEKLVSVLTDPDST, from the exons ATGACCCTAGCTCAGTCCTTTGCGAAACCCAAGCCAAAGAAA CTCATAAATCTATTGGATTCGAAGAGACTGCAAGCGGTGGGCGTATTCATGCGTCATCTAAACGCCAATATGGACGACATCAAGCAAG GCGTCTATAATCTCGATCTATCCGTTCTTGAATTATACAACTATCACAAGCTCTATGAACTGCGCGGAACTCCCGATGAATTGGAGCGCATTGGCGCTCACATTCGCGGTGGGAAACGCAGCGAGGGGACGCTTGACGAACCCGAACGATTTCTCTACGAACTCTCCACCATTTCCGGGTTTGAAAATCGACTATCgtgctttctcttcaagGAAAATTTCAATGAGTTGCTGAGCGACATAACGCAGGCTTTCGCcaattttcgtctcgttgtagag GCTCTTCATCATTCGACTACCGTGAGCTCTGTTATGGGCTTAGTCCTCGCCATAGGGAACCATATGAATGCTGGAAATTCACGTGAAATGGCCGAAGCGTTTGCTTTGGATATTCTACCCAAACTAAAGAACGTCAAGACGAAAGACAACTCGTCCAATCTTCTCCAATACGTTGTATCCGTTTACGTGAGAAAATATGATAAG gatgCCGGGACTTCGGCGGCGAGATGTCCACTTCCGGATCCAGCTGACGTCGTGGCTGCGTCGAACGTCAATTTCGAGGAAATGGAAGGCGATATCAATAACATTAACAAGCAACTcgaag ATGTAGAAAAGAAGGCAACTGAAGTGTTTCTCACTTCGCCACCCGATCTCCTCCAACCCTTCAAATCCACAATGGACGAATTCCTTGGCTGGGCGCGCAAAACGATTCAAGACCAATTTGACTTTCTCTCCGATTGcaagcgtcgtttcgccgctctcgtcgactACTACTGTTACCgtggcaacggcggcggcgtcgtttctccgTCGGAATTCTTCGGACTTTGGACGGAAATGTGTAGCGATTTCAAAGAGGCGTGGAAAGTCGAACAGCAAATCGTTGCCAAGAGAATTTACGAGGAGAAGAGAGGAacgttgaagaaattgaagaagagtaGCTTGGAAAGGGTGAACGTGAAgaaatcgtcatcgtcttcggcTCTGAAGAAGATGCTGACGAGTCGGGGACCGTTTTCGATCAAGAAACGACGATCTAcggacgattttcaaaaggtTCGCGATACTACGGATTATGAGAAATTAGTGAGCGTACTGACGGATCCGGATTCGACGTAG